The Mycolicibacterium parafortuitum nucleotide sequence ACCGACTCGGTGATCGTCCGCACGAGACCGCCGAGGTCCTCGCTGGCTTCTGTGGTCGTGAAGTCCATGAGAAGTCTTCCTTACCGGTTCACTCGGGGCAGGCCGAGCGCGACCATGCCGATGATGTCGCGCTGAATCTCGTTGGTACCGCCGCCGAAGGTCAGGATCAGGCAGGAGCGGTGCATGCGCTCGACGCGGCCGCGCAGCAGCGCGCCGGGGGAGTTCGGCCGCAGCGTGGCAGCGGTCCCGAGGACCTCCATCAACAACCGGTACGCCTCGGTGGCCAGCTCGGTGCCGAACACCTTGGCCGCCGACGCGTCCGCCGGCGACGGCGCCGCGTCCGATGCCGAGGCCAGCTCCCAGTTGATCAGCTTGAGCACCTCGGCCTTGGCGTGCACCCGGGCCAGGTTCAGCTGCACCCATTCGGAGTCGATCATCCGCTTGCCGTGCACGTCCTTGGTGTTCTGCGCCCATTCGCGGACGCCGTTGAGGGCCACGAAGATCGGCTGCGCCGACACCAGCGCGACGCGTTCGTGGTTGAGCTGGTTGGTGACGAGTTTCCAGCCACCGTTCTCCTCGCCGACCAGTGCCGACTTCGGCACCCGCACGTCCTGGTAATAGGTCGCACTGGTGTCGACCCCGGACATGGTGTGCACCGGGGTCCACGAGAAGCCCTCGGCAGTGGTGGGGACGATCAGCATCGAGATACCCCGGTGCTTCTTGGCCTCGGGATTGGTGCGCACGGCCAGCCATACGTAGTCGGCGTACGCGATCAGACTCGTCCACATCTTCTGGCCGTTGATCACGTAGTCGTCGCCGTCGTGCACCGCCGAGGTGCGCAGCGACGCGAGGTCGGTACCGGCGCCGGGCTCGGAGTAGCCGATGGAGAAGTGCAGTTCCCCCTTGGCGATGCGCGGCAGGAAGAAGTTCTTCTGCTCCTCGGTGCCGAAGTGCATGATCGTCGGCGCGACGCTGTTGATCGTCAGGAACGGGACCGGCACATTCGCGATGGCGGCCTCGTCGTTGAAGATCAGGCCGTCCATCGGGGGCCGCGCCTGGCCGCCGAACTCCTTCGGCCACGACAGCGTGAGCCAGCCGTCCTTGCCCATCTGCGCGACCGTCTCGCGGTACACGTTCCCGCGGCCCATCTCACCGTCGCTGGCGGCCAACGCCTCCGCCCGCTCGGGCGTCATCAGCTTGGTGAAGTACGCCCGCAACTCACGCCGCAACTCCTCTTGTTCAGGGGTGTAGCCGATCCGCATCGCGTGGTCCTCACTAGTCTGCAAGCCTTAGTCCCGGGTGGATCGGTGCGCGCCGAACGCGTACCTCCGGTCCACCCTCGTTGTAACACGTTCTAGTCTTGGGGTCCAGGTGCTGACACACTGGACGCCTAGCAAGATCGGACCAGCAGCCCGGACCGACAGGAGATGCTCATGCGAGTGGAAGTGGATCGTGACCGTTGCGAGGGCAACGCCGTGTGTGTCGGAATTGCCCCCGACCTGTTCGAGCTCGACGACGAGGACTACGCCGTCGTGAAGGCCGACCCGGTGCCCGCCGGTGAAGAGGCGCTGGCCGAACAGTCCATCGCCGAGTGCCCCCGCGCCGCCCTGATCCGACACGACTAGAGGTATTCGTAAGTTGACTGAAACTGATCTGTCCGGCCGCGTCGCGGTGGTCACCGGAGCGGCCGCCGGCCTGGGCCGCGCGGAAGCCGTCGGCCTCGCCAAAGCAGGCGCCACCGTCGTCGTCAACGACATCGCCGCCGCACTCGACAAGTCCGACGTGCTCGACGAGATCGCCGCGACGGGCGCCAAGGGCGTCGCGGTCGCCGGCGACATCAGCCAGCGCTCCACCGCGGACGAGCTGGTCGCGACCGCGGACGGGCTCGGCGGTCTCGGGATCGTGGTGAACAACGCCGGGATCACCCGCGACCGCATCCTGTTCAACATGTCCGACGAGGAGTGGGACGCGGTCATCGCCGTGCATCTGCGGGGCCACTTCCTGCTGACCCGCAACGCGGCGGCCTACTGGCGGGAGAAGGCCAAACAAGCTGGGGACGGCGACAAAGCGGGCACGGTGTACGGCCGGATCATCAACACCTCGTCGGAGGCCGGACTGTCGGGCCCGGTCGGCCAGCCCAACTACGGCGCCGCCAAGGCCGGGATCACGGCTCTGACACTGTCGGCCGCCCGCGCGTTGGAACGGTTCGGGGTGCGCGCCAACGCGATCGCGCCGCGAGCCCGCACCGCGATGACGGCCGGTGTGTTCGGTGACGCTCCGGAGTTGCCAGACGGTGGGGTCGACCCGCTCTCACCCGAGCACGTCGTGAACCTGGTCCGGTTCCTTGCCTCTCCGGCCGCCGAAGGCGTCAACGGACAGCTGTTCATCGTTTATGGTCCGACGGTGACGCTGATCGCGGCTCCGACGGCGGAGGCGCAATTCAGTGCCGACGGGGACGCCTGGGATCCGTCGGCGTTGTCCTCGACACTGCAGGGTTACTTTGCTGACAGGGATCCGGGGCGCAGCTTCTCGGCGGCGATGGGGCTGGGGGATCCGGCCTGATCCCGACCGGTTCACGCGGCTCCAGTGCTGCTAGAACACGTTCTAGAATGACCTGTGTCACACCGGCTGTGAGCTGCGTAAATTAAGAGTATGAACCGGATATTGTGCGCTTTGACACTGCGAACACGTTCTAGTTAGTATGATCCGGCTCACTAAGAGCAACGCTTAGACCACGGGTAGGAACACGGCCCGGACGGTACGTCCCTGGCACTTCGCCACACGGATCGTCCCCCGTTCTGTCACCCCGCTGACCCGAGAACCCTGTTTGACCTAAGAACGGAGCCGAGGTTGATCGAACAGCTTGCGGCGCCAGCGCGGGCCGTGGGCGGGTTCGTGGAAATGTCCTTGGACACGTTCGTCAAGACGTTCCGCCGCCCGTTCCAATTCAGGGAGTTTCTCGAGCAGACCTGGATGATCGCGCGTGTTTCGCTGGTGCCGACGTTGTTGGTCGCGATCCCGTTCACCGTGCTGGTCGCGTTCACGCTGAACATCCTGCTGCGCGAGATCGGTGCCGCCGATCTGTCCGGGGCGGGTACCGCGTTCGGCACCATCACCCAGCTGGGTCCGGTGGTGACGGTGCTCGTCGTGGCCGGCGCGGGTGCGACCGCGATCTGCGCAGATCTCGGGGCGCGCACCATCCGCGAGGAGATCGACGCGATGCGGGTGCTCGGTATCGACCCGATCCAGCGCCTCGTGGTGCCCCGCGTGCTGGCGTCGACGTTCGTCGCGCTGCTGCTCAACGGCCTGGTCTGCATGATCGGCCTCGCAGGCGGTTACGTGTTCTCGGTGTTCCTGCAGGGCGTCAACCCCGGGGCTTTCATCAACGGGCTGACGGTGCTGACAGGGCTCGGTGAGCTGGTCCTCGCCGAGATCAAGGCGCTGCTGTTCGGTGTGGTGGCCGGGCTCGTCGGCTGCTACCGCGGCCTGACGGTCCAGGGCGGGCCCAAGGGCGTCGGCAACGCCGTCAACGAGACGGTGGTCTACGCGTTCATCTGCCTGTTCGTGATCAACGTGATCATGACGGCGATCGGCGTGAGAGTGCTGGTGCGCTAGGAATGAGTTACGACGCGACCGTCCGGCTCCGCCGTATGCTGCGGGTGTTCCCCCGCCTCGTCGACAGCGTCGGCGAGCAGGCACTGTTCTTCGGCGAGACGTTCCGGTACGTCCCCAACGCGGCGACCCGGTACCGCAAGGAGACGATCCGGCTCATCGCCGAAATGTCCATGGGTACCGGCGCGCTGGTGATGATCGGCGGCACCGTCGGTGTCGCGGCGTTCATGACGCTGGCCTCCGGCGGCGTGATCGCCGTGCAGGGCTATTCATCGCTCGGCAACATCGGCATCGAGGCGCTCACCGGATTCCTGTCGGCGTTCTTGAACGTGCGCATCGTCGCGCCGGTGATCGCCGGTATCGCGCTCGCCGCGACCATCGGCGCGGGTGCGACCGCGCAGTTGGGCGCGATGCGGGTCGCCGAGGAGATCGATGCCGTGGAATCGATGGCAGTACACGCGGTTTCGTATCTGGTGTCGACCCGGCTGATCGCCGGGCTGATCGCGATCGTGCCGCTGTACGCGCTGTCGGTGCTCGCGGCGTTCTTCGCCGCCCGCTTCACCACGGTGTACATCAACGGCCAGTCGGGCGGCCTGTACGACCATTACTTCAACACGTTCCTGATCCCGAGCGACCTGTTGTGGTCGTTCCTGCAGGCGATCGTGATGGCGATCGCGGTGATGCTGGTGCACACGTACTACGGCTACAACGCCTCGGGTGGACCCGTCGGCGTCGGCATCGCCGTCGGACAGGCCGTGCGCACCTCCCTGATCGTCGTGGTCACGATCGTGCTGTTCATCTCGCTCGCCGTTTACGGCGCGTCGGGCAACTTCAACCTCTCCGGATAAGGACGCAACACGATGGCCGACGGTGACGCCAAGCGCAGCCATGTGAGGATCGCTGCGGCGATCCTCGCTGCGCTGGTTCTTGCCGCGGTGGTGTTCACCTACCTGTCCTACACCGCCGCGTTCACCCCCACCGACAAGGTCACCGTGCTGTCCCCGCGGGCCGGCTTGGTGATGGATGCCGATGCCAAGGTGAAGTACCGCGGGATCCAGGTCGGCAAGGTCGAGTCGATCGAATACGCGGGCAACGGGGCCAAGTTGACGCTGGCGATCAACCGTGACGATATGCGCTACATCCCCGAGAACGCTCCCGTGCGTATCGGTGGCACCACGATCTTCGGCGCGAAGTCGGTGGAGTTCCTGCCGCCCGAGCGCCCCAGCGGCGAGAGGCTGCGCCCGGGCGCGGAGGTCACCTCCGACTTCGTGCAGCTCGAGGTCAACACGCTGTTCCAGAGCCTGACCGACCTGCTGGACAAGATCGATCCGATCAACCTCAACGCGACCCTGTCCGCGATCGGGGAGGGCATGCGCGGGCACGGCGACGACGTCGGGGCGCTGCTGTCCGGTCTGAATTACTACGTGAGCCAACTCAATCCGAAGCTACCGGCGCTGCAGGAGGACCTGCGCCGCACCGCGGTGGTCGCCGACATCTACGCCGACGCCGGACCGGACCTGGTGCGCGTGCTCGAGAACGCGCCGGCGATCAGCAAGACGATCGTCGACGAGCGGGACAACCTGAACGCCGCGCTGCTCGCGGCAACGGGTCTGGCCAACAACGGCACCGCGACGCTGGAGCCCGGCGCCGACGACTACATCGCCGCGGTGCAGCGGCTGCGCGCACCGTTGAAGGTGGCCGGTGAGTACTCCCCGGTGATCGGCTGCACGCTGAAGGGCACCGCGAACGCGATCGACCGGTTCGCCCCGATCATCGGCGGTATCCGTCCGGGCCTGTTCGTGTCGTCGAACTTCCTTCCGGGTTCGCCGGCGTACACGTACCCGGAGAGCCTGCCGATCGTCAACGCCTCCGGCGGCCCGAACTGCCGTGGCCTTCCTGACGTCCCGAGCAAGCAGTACGGCGGCTCCTGGTATCACACGCCGTTCCTCGTCACCGACAACGCCTATGTGCCGTACCAGCCGAACACCGAGCTCCAGTTCGACGCACCGTCGACACTGCAGTTCCTGTTCAACGGCGCGTTCGCGGAAAGGGACGACTTCTGATGAGCATCTTGCGCTGCGATGAGCGCTTGCGCGAAGAGCCGTTGCTGAAGAAGCGAGGCTTCTGATGAATCGCGACAGAAGAACCCTGATCAGCGTCAGCGTGTTCACCGTGGTGATGCTGGTGGTCGCCGCCGCGTTGATCGTCGTGTTCGGCGAGTTCCGGTTCGCGTCGGAGGACAAGTACCACGCCAAGTTCGAGAACGCGTCCCGCCTGAAGGCCGGCCAGGACGTCCGGATCGCCGGCGTGCCGGTCGGAACCGTCGAGGGGCTCAAACTCAATCCGGACAACTCCGTCGACGTCGAGTTCACCGTCAACGACCGCTACCAGCTGTACACCTCGACCAGAGCCGTGGTGCGCTACGAGAACCTGGTCGGTGACCGGTACCTCGAGATCACCTCGGGCCCGGGCGATCTCGTGAAGCTGCCCAGCGGCGGCACCATCACCAACACCCAGCCCGCGCTGGACCTCGACGCCCTGCTCGGCGGGCTCAAGCCGGTGTTGAAGGGTCTCGACGGCGGGAAGGTCAACGAGATCAGCAACGCGGTGATCGAGCTGCTGCAGGGGGAGGGCGGCGCACTGTCGGCGATGCTGGCCAACACCAGCGCCTTCACCCAGAACCTCGCGGCCCGCGACCAGCTGATCGGCGACGTGATCACCAACCTCAACACCGTGCTGAGCACCGTCGACGAGAAGGGCGCCCAGTTCAACGCCAGCGTCGACCAGTTGCAGAAGCTGATCACCGGGCTCGCCGAGGGCCGTGACCCGATCGCCGGCGCGATCGGCCCGCTGGCCTCCGCCGAGAACGACCTGACCGAGATGCTGGAGACCTCACGCAGGCCGGTACAGGGCGTCATCGAGAACGTGCGGCCGTTCGCCCAGCGGATGGACGAGCGCAAGGCCGACGTGAACAAGGTCATCGAACCGCTCGCCGAGAACTACCTGCGGCTCAACGCGCTTGGCGCGTACGGCTCGTTCTTCAACATCTTCTACTGCTCGACACGGTTGAAGATCAACGGCCCGGCGGGAAGCGACATCCTGGTCCCGTTCGGCGGACCGCCGGATCCGAGCAAGGGGAGGTGTTCTGAAGATGGCTAGAACCGACGACTCGAACCCGTTGCGCACCGGCATCTTCGGCATCGTCCTGGTCGCCTGCCTGGTGCTGGTGTCGTTCGGATACTCGAGCCTGCCGTTCTTCCCGCAGGGCAAGCCGTACGAGGCGTACTTCGCCGATGCCGGTGGCATCATCCCGGGCAACGAGGTCAACGTGTCCGGCATCGTCGTCGGCAAGGTCACCGACGTCGCGCTCGCCGGTGACGCGGCGAAGATCACCTTTACCGTCAACCGCGACGTCAAGGTCGGCGACCAGTCTCTGGTCGCGATCAAGACCGACACCGTGCTCGGCGAGAAATCGCTGGCAGTCACGCCGAAGGGCGGAGGGGACTCCACCGTCATCCCGCTGGGCCGCACCACCACGCCCTACACGTTGAACACCGCGCTGCAGGATCTCGGACAGAACGTCAGCGAGCTGGACAAGCCGAAGTTCGAGCAGGCGTTGCAGACGATCACCGATTCGCTGAAAGAGGCGACCCCGCAGCTGCGCTCGGCGCTCGACGGCGTCACGAGCCTGTCCCGCAGCCTCAACGCGCGCGACGAGGCGCTCGCTCAACTGCTCGGGCACGCCAAGAACGTGTCGGACACGCTGGCGGAGCGCTCCGGTCAGGTCAACCAGCTGATCACCGACGGCAACCTGCTGTTCGCGGCCCTCGACGAGCGCCGCCAGGCATTGAGCAACCTGATCGCGGGCATCGACGACGTGTCGAAGCAGATCTCGGGGTTCGTCGCCGACAACAGGCGCGAGTTCAAGCCGGCCCTGGAGAAGCTGAACCTGGTGCTGGACAACCTGCTCGAACGTCGTGAGCACCTCAGCGAGGCGCTCAAGCGGCTGCCTGCCTACGCGACCGCGCTCGGCGAGGTCGTCGGATCGGGTCCTGGTTTCCAGATCAACCTGTACGGCCTGCCGCCCGCCCCGATCGCCGAAGTGCTGCTGGACACCTACTTCCAGCCGGGCAAGCTGCCTGACAGCCTGTCGGACATGCTCCGTGGTTACATCTCGGAGCGGATGATCATCAGGCCGAAGTCACCATGACGCAGGAGAATTCGCTGAAGCGGAACCGATGGGTTCGTGCCGCGCTTGCCGCCGTGCTGGTTGTCACGCTGGCGGTCGGCGCGTACCTGGTGTGGCCCAACCGTGCCGGGCACAAGGTCGTCGCCTACTTCACCTCCGCGGTGGGGCTGTACCCGGGCGACGACGTCCGGGTGGTCGGCGTGCCGGTCGGCACCATCGACAAGATCGAACCCCGGGCCGGTGACGTCAAGATCACGATGACCATCGACGGCGACGTGAAGGTGCCCGCCGAGGCCAAGGCGCTGGTGATCTCGCCGAACCTGGTGTCCGCCAGGTTCATTCAGCTGACGCCGGCGTTCACCGGCGGCGCGGCGATGGCCGACGGCGCGGAGATCGGACTGGACCGCACCGCGGTGCCGGTGGAGTGGGACGAGGTCAAGGAACAACTGACGGCGCTGAGCGCCCAGCTCGGACCGCACCAGGGTTCGGTGCAGGGCCCGCTGACCGAGGTCGTCAACCAGGCCGCCGACACCTTCGACGGCAACGGCGACAGCTTCCGCAACGCTCTGCGCGAGTTGTCGCAAACCGCCGGGCGCCTTGGTGATTCGCGCGCGGACCTGTTCGGCACCATCCGCAACCTTCAAGTGCTCGTCGACGCGCTGTCGAACAGCAACGAGCAGATCGTGCAGTTCTCCAACCATGTCGCCTCGGTGTCCCAGGTGCTGGCCGACGCGTCCAACGATCTCGACGTCACCCTCGGGACCCTGAACCAGGCGCTGTCGGACGTGCGCGGTTTCCTCGGGGACAGCAACGAGGCGCTGATCGGACAGGTCAACCGGCTGACCGAGTTCACGAACCTGCTGACCGAGCACAGTGACGACATCGAGCAGATCCTGCACATCACGCCCAACGGCCTGAGCAACTTCTACAACATCTACAACCCCGCCCAGGGCACGGTCGGCGGGCTGCTGACGCTGCCGAACTTCGCGAACCCGGTGCAGTTCATCTGCGGCGGCACCTTCGACGCGGCCGCCACCCCCGACAACTACAAGAGGGCCGAGATCTGCCGTCAGCGGATGGGTCCCGTGTTCAAGCGCATCACGATGAACTATCCGCCGATCATGTTCCACCCGATCAACAGCATCACCGCCTACAAGGGGCAGATCATCTACGACACCCCTGAGACCGAGGCCAAGGCCAGAACGCCAGTGCCGTACCTGCAGTGGCAGAACGCCCCCGGCGTCACGCCCCCGAAGGTCGCACCGGATGCCGACCTGACCTCGCTGCTGGTCCCGACGCAGGGTCCGGAGACGTCCGCGTCGCACGCCGGCGGTCCCGAGCCCGATCCGGCACCCGTGGCGCCCGGACCGGCGGAGGCGGGCCGATGATCCGCCGCGCCCTGGGACTGTCGTCGGTCGCTCTGCTGCTGACCGGATGCCAGTTCGGTGGTCTGAACTCGCTGAACATGCCCGGCACCGCCGGGCATGGCAGCGGCGGGTACAAGGTCAGCATCCAGTTGCCCGATGTCGCGACGCTGCCGCAGAACTCACCGGTGATGGTCGACGACGTCACGGTCGGAAGTGTGTCCGGAGTGGACGCCGTGCAGCGCCCCGACGGCACGTTCTTCGCCGAGCTGCAGCTGTCGCTGGACGGCAACGTCAAGCTGCCCGCCAACGTGATCGCGCGGGTGGCGCAGACCTCGCTGCTGGGTTCGCAGCACATCGAGCTCGCCGAACCCCTCGACGGCGGCAGCGGCGAACTGGCCGAAGGCGCACAGATCCCGATCGAGAACGTCGACAACTATCCGACCACCGAACAGGTGCTGTCGTCGCTCGGCGTCGTGGTCAACAAGGGCAATCTGGGTGCGCTGCAGGACATCACCGATGAGACCTACAACGCGGTCGCGGGCCGGACGGGCACGTTCGAAGGCCTGATCCCGCGGTTGGCGGAGCTGACCGCGTCACTGGACCGCCAGACCAACGACATCATCGCCGCGGCCGACGGACTGAATCGCTTCGCCGGGATCCTCGCGGGCAGCAAGGACAGCCTGGGCCGCACGCTCGACACCTTGCCTGAGGCGCTGAAGGTGCTCAACGACAACCGCGCCCAACTCGTCGATGCGTTCGGCGCGCTGCGCAGCTTCGCCGAGGTGGCGTCGCGGGTGCTGCGGGAGACCAAGGACGATTTCGCCGCGGACTTCAAGGATCTGTTCCCGGTGCTCAAGGCGCTCAACGACAACGCCGACTTCTTCATCAAGGACCTTGAGTTCCTGCCGACTTTCCCGTTCCACTACAAGTACCTGCGCAACGCCGTGCGCGGTGACTACCTGAACGTGTACACCACGTTCGACCTGACCTTGCGACGCGTGGGTGAGTCGGTCTTCACCACCTCGCTGGGTCTGGACCCGAACATGAAGCGCATCAGCGAGGTCGTCAATCCTCCTGACTTCCTCACCGGTGCGATGGCCAACCTCTCCGGGCAGGCGGCCGATCCGTTCAAGATCCCGCCGGGCACCGCGACGCAACACGAGGGGGCGCCGTAATGCTGACCCGTCTGACCCGCATCCAGCTGATGATCTTCGCGATCGTCACGGTGCTCAGCGTCGGCGCGGTGTCGCTGTTCTACCTGCGCGTGCCGTCGGCCGTCGGGATCGGCGCCTACGACGTGACCGCCAACTTCGAGGCGGGCGGCGGCCTGTACCAGAACGCCAACGTGACCTACCGCGGCGTGACGATCGGTCACGTCACGTCGGTGGGCCTGTCGGACACCGGCGTCGTCGCGCACATGCAGTTGAACAGCGGTACACCGGTTCCGGAGAACGTCACCGCGACGGTCAAGAGCGTGTCGGCGATCGGCGAGCAGTACGTCGACCTGGTGCCGCCCGAGGACGCGTCCGAGACGATGCTGCGCAACGGATCCGACATCACCGTGGACCGCACCGCGATCGGCCAGGACGTCGCCGGCCTGCTGCAGGAGGCCGAGAACCTGGTCCAGAGCGTCACCGACAGCCGGTTGCAGGACCTGCTCGGCGAGACGTTCAAGGCGTTCAACGGCTCCGGCCCGGAACTGGCCCGTCTGATCCAGTCGTCGAGGTTGCTCGTCGACGAGGCCAACGCGAACTACGACGAGGTCTCGCAGCTGATCGACCAGGCCGGTCCGTTCCTGCAGGCCCAGATCCGCAGCGGCGACGACATCCGTTCGCTCGCCGAGGGGTTGGGCAGGCTGACCACCGAGGTGGCCAACGCCGATCCGCAGTTGCGCACCACGCTGCAGACGGTGCCCGGCACCGCCGAGGTCGCCAATGAGACGTTCGACGGCATCCGGCCGTCATTCCCGATGTTGGCGGCGAACCTGGCCAACTTCGGCCGGATCGGGGTGATCTACAACAAGTCCCTCGAGCACGCCCTGGTGGTGTTCCCCGCGCTGCTGGCCGCACTGAACACCGTGGCGGGCGGCGTGCCGACCGATGAGGGCGGCAAGCTGGACTTCAAGATCCACCTGCAGGATCCGCCGCCATGCGCGACCGGCTTCGTCCCGGCGACCCAGATCCGCTCCCCGGCCGACACCACGCTGCGTGAACTGCCCACCGACCTGTACTGCAAGGTGCCGCAGAACGACCCGAGCGTCGTGCGCGGGGCGCGCAACTACCCGTGCCAGGAGTTCCCGGGCAAGCGGGCGCCGACCGTCCAACTCTGCCGCGATCCCCGCGGGTATGTGCCGCTGGGCAACAACCCGTGGCGCGGTCCGCCGGTCCCGCCCGGTACGCCGATCGAGGATGGCCGGAACATCCTGCCGCCCAACAAGTTCCCGATGATCCCGCCGCAGGTCGATCCGGATCCGGGTCCGCCCGCGGTGCAGCTGCCGCCGGGGGTGGCGCCAGGGCCCGGTCCTGCGCCGCACGCACCGTTCCCGCTGCCGGTCCCGCCCGCCGACGGTCCGCCGCCACCTCCGTGGCCGTACTTCTCGCCGCCGGATCA carries:
- a CDS encoding MCE family protein; the protein is MLTRLTRIQLMIFAIVTVLSVGAVSLFYLRVPSAVGIGAYDVTANFEAGGGLYQNANVTYRGVTIGHVTSVGLSDTGVVAHMQLNSGTPVPENVTATVKSVSAIGEQYVDLVPPEDASETMLRNGSDITVDRTAIGQDVAGLLQEAENLVQSVTDSRLQDLLGETFKAFNGSGPELARLIQSSRLLVDEANANYDEVSQLIDQAGPFLQAQIRSGDDIRSLAEGLGRLTTEVANADPQLRTTLQTVPGTAEVANETFDGIRPSFPMLAANLANFGRIGVIYNKSLEHALVVFPALLAALNTVAGGVPTDEGGKLDFKIHLQDPPPCATGFVPATQIRSPADTTLRELPTDLYCKVPQNDPSVVRGARNYPCQEFPGKRAPTVQLCRDPRGYVPLGNNPWRGPPVPPGTPIEDGRNILPPNKFPMIPPQVDPDPGPPAVQLPPGVAPGPGPAPHAPFPLPVPPADGPPPPPWPYFSPPDQVVPPYGRPPLAPPAPAPAPPVPAPAPPAGGAPLPAEAPLASSTSVATYDRNGKFVDPAGGVGVYAPGSDKLAPAENWVDLMLAPKQV